Genomic DNA from Neosynechococcus sphagnicola sy1:
CAGCACGGAGTAAATTGGGATCATAAACTTTGGGGTTTTGATAACGCCCTAAGGGGACATTAAACTCCCCCTTAGAATTTTCTCGATAAAGACCATTAAAACAAGTTTTATTGAGATAAATCAGCCGAGCGGCTCGCTCTATTTCTGATAAATCCCCTAGGGAACGAATGTGATAGTAGTAAGTCGGGCTATGATTTTTTTGGTGCTGTTCCAGGTGTAAAATTAACATCTCTACCTGGTTACGGACACAACAATAAACATTGACTAATTCAGGATTAATATCCGTCAGAACAGCCGCCTGAGGTTGGAGATGAAAGAAAATTGCACCTCCTCCAATAAACGGTTCATAGTAGGTGCGGTAAGTCTCAGGGGCAGGGAAATGGGGTAGGTACTGGGAAATCAGTTGACTCTTCCCGCCTGCCCACTTGAGAAATGGGCGGGCGAGCATCTCAAAGGGAGCATTGGCGACCATTGAAGCGGGGGGTAATTTCATTGGATCGTCTGATTTCTCCTATAATAGCTGGAGCTACAACTCCCGTATATCAATGAGTGGTTGGGAAACGTCATGAGAGATCTCCTGGAAAATATATCTCGCTTCCCTAAGTTTTTCATCCTGATTATTCTAGGGGTATTTGCCAACCTCCTGAAGCCACTGTCTCCTTTGATGCAACGCCCTGTGACAGCGATCGCCGTCGTCGGTTTGCTTGTAGCGGGTTTAACCTTCCTGACCCTGACCTTACAGGCGATGCTGGGACGAACTCAGGTTTAAAAAGATTTTGTCCCCTCAGATTTTCAACTCTAAGGAAAGGTAGGATTTATGGCTACCAGTCGTCGGGTTGCCCGTGTCGCTGAGTTAATTCGGCGCGAAGTCAGTCAAATGTTACTGGCTGATATCAAAGATGATCGGGTGGGTGCTGGCATGGTTAGCGTCACTGATGTCAATGTTTCGGGCGACTTACAGTACGCTAAAATTTTTGTCAGCATTTACGGCACCGATGAGGCGAAAGCCGAAACCATGGCGGGACTCAAATCAGCGACGGGCTATATCCGCAGCGAGTTGGGGCAACGGATTCGGCTGCGCCGCACCCCCGAGGTGGTGTTCTTGGAAGATACCTCCCTGGAACGGGGCAATCGCGTTTTATCGTTACTGAACCAAATTAGCCAGCAGCGCCCCGTGTTACCCATGGATGGGGACAATATGGATGGCGACGAGGAAGAGGGATTGAATGGGGCGACGGAAGCGGGAGTCTCTGAATGGTGAGTCCGACCCAATTGCCCTTACCCGCTTGGGAAAGCCTCTCCCTGCCGGAACAGGTTGCCCAACTGGTTGTCGTCCGGGTCTGTGGCTACATATTTGACCACGAAATTCGTTATCCAGCCTGGGAACCTCCGGCGGCAATCTTGCAACACTGGCTCCAGGATCTGGGGGTAGGGGGTGTGATT
This window encodes:
- a CDS encoding DUF751 family protein, producing MRDLLENISRFPKFFILIILGVFANLLKPLSPLMQRPVTAIAVVGLLVAGLTFLTLTLQAMLGRTQV
- the rbfA gene encoding 30S ribosome-binding factor RbfA, yielding MATSRRVARVAELIRREVSQMLLADIKDDRVGAGMVSVTDVNVSGDLQYAKIFVSIYGTDEAKAETMAGLKSATGYIRSELGQRIRLRRTPEVVFLEDTSLERGNRVLSLLNQISQQRPVLPMDGDNMDGDEEEGLNGATEAGVSEW
- a CDS encoding DNA adenine methylase codes for the protein MKLPPASMVANAPFEMLARPFLKWAGGKSQLISQYLPHFPAPETYRTYYEPFIGGGAIFFHLQPQAAVLTDINPELVNVYCCVRNQVEMLILHLEQHQKNHSPTYYYHIRSLGDLSEIERAARLIYLNKTCFNGLYRENSKGEFNVPLGRYQNPKVYDPNLLRAVSLALRSVTLEVRSFERVLQDAHGPQDFVYFDPPYYPLNPTSSFTGYSRSTFTAADQVQLREVFAELTQRGVQVMLSNSDCDFIRELYRDFRILTISASRNINSQATKRGKITEVLVLSNPVHIDRTYAVGERENKGAAKLERTDSRTMRR